DNA from Microbacterium sp. BLY:
CCGCTGCTCGCCGCCCTCTGAGGGCCGTGGAAGAACTCCTGCTGACGCTGAGAATCGTTACTGTTCCCGACTAGCCGGGAACGGCCTCTTCCGGTGCGCCGCCGGGCTAGCCTGGGGGCATGCACGACCACGCGCCCGCTCCCGGCGGCCTCCGTTCGGCGAGCAGCCGACGCCTGCTCGCGATCTCGCTGACCCTCACGGCCACGGTGATGATCGTCCAGGTCGTCGGCGCGCTCCTCACGGGATCGCTGGCGCTGCTCGCCGACGCCGCGCACATGTTCACGGACGCCTCCGCGCTCGTGATCGCCCTGATCGCGGCGACGGTCGCCGCGCGCCCGGCCGACGACCGGCGGACGTTCGGGTACCAGCGCGCCGAGGTCTTCGGCGCGCTCATCAACGCGGTCATCCTCATCGCCCTCGCCACCGTCGTCGCCGTGCAGGGGGTGCAGCGCCTGCTGAACCCCTCGGAGGTCGAGGTCGCCGGCGGGCTGATGCTCGTCGTCGCGGTCGTCGGCCTCTTCGCCAACGCGGTGTCGATGTGGCTGCTCAGCCGGGCCCAGCGCACGAACCTGAACGTGCGCGGCGCCTACCTCGAGGTGATGGGCGACCTGCTGGGCTCGCTCATGGTGATCATCGCGGCCGGCGTCATCCTCGTCACAGGGTGGATGCCCGCCGATGCCCTCGCCTCGCTGTTCATCGCGGCGATGATCATCCCCCGGGCCGTCGTCCTGCTCAAGGAGGTGTTCTCCGTGCTCGCCGAGTCGGCGCCGAAGGGCATGGCCGTCGGCGAGATCCGCACGCACCTGCTCGGTTACGACGGCGTCGTCGGGGTGCACGACGTGCACGTGTGGCAGCTCACCCGCGGCGCGCCGGTGTTCACCGCGCACGTCAGCGTACGGCCGGACCTGCTGGCGGAGGGGCGCTCGGCGGCGCTGCTGTCGGAGATGCAGGCGTGTCTCGCCGACCACTTCGACGTCGCCCACTCCACCTTCCAGATCGAACCGGCCGAGCAGAGCGACTGCGAGCCGCACCACGCCTAGCCTCCTGTGGGCTCAGGCCTCGACCGTGATCTCTTCCACGGTCTTGTCCGGGCGCAGTCCCCGCCAGCGGGCGTGACGGAGGATGCCGTCCGGCGTCCAGTTCGCGAACTCCACCTCGCCCACGAGCTCCGGGCGCACCCACAGGGCGTCGGAGGCGTCGGGGCGCGGCACCCCGTCGACGGGGGCGTCCCGCACGCGCAGCGGCTCCAGCCGGGCGAGGAGATCGCGGAGGATCCGGTCGGTGAACCCCGTGCCCACCCGCCCGATGTAACGGAGGTCGTCGCCCTCCGGGACGGCGAGGAGGAGCGAGCCCACCGTGCCCTCGCGTTCGCCCTTTCCGGGCCGGATGCCGATGATGACCGCCTCCTGCATGCGCGTGTTCTTGAGCTTGAGCCACGAGGGGGAGCGCTGACCGGGCCGGTACCGTGACGCCGGATCCTTCACGACGACGCCTTCCAATCCGAACTCGTCGCTGGCCGCGAGCGCGGCATCCACGTCGTCGAAGACGGGAGGCACCTGGATCGGCGCATCGAGGCCCGCCACGATGTCGTTCAGCAGCGTACGGCGCTCCCGCAGCGGCAGGCCGGTGAGGTCGTGACCGTCGAGGCGGAGCAGATCGAACAGCATGTACACGACGGGCG
Protein-coding regions in this window:
- a CDS encoding cation diffusion facilitator family transporter — protein: MHDHAPAPGGLRSASSRRLLAISLTLTATVMIVQVVGALLTGSLALLADAAHMFTDASALVIALIAATVAARPADDRRTFGYQRAEVFGALINAVILIALATVVAVQGVQRLLNPSEVEVAGGLMLVVAVVGLFANAVSMWLLSRAQRTNLNVRGAYLEVMGDLLGSLMVIIAAGVILVTGWMPADALASLFIAAMIIPRAVVLLKEVFSVLAESAPKGMAVGEIRTHLLGYDGVVGVHDVHVWQLTRGAPVFTAHVSVRPDLLAEGRSAALLSEMQACLADHFDVAHSTFQIEPAEQSDCEPHHA